CATTAAAATGAGTTTGCAACGCAAGGGTGTTGACGACCCCATTGAGTTAATCATCGTCCGCGATTTAATTCATGTGCAGAGCGTAGTGGTAAAACCTATTGCCGACGATTATTTGTACGTGCGTATCGCGCAATTCCAAACCAATACCGGAAAAGATTTCGTAGAGCGTTTGCGTGAAAATCTTAAGCTACGCCCAAAAACCAAAGGTTTGGTTTTGGATTTGCGCAATAACCCTGGTGGCGTTTTGCAATCGTCTGTAGAAGTTGCCGATGCGTTCCTCGATAACGGAACCGTGGTTTACACCCAGGGTCGCATGGAAAACAGTAGCATGAGTTACGCGGCAACACCCGGCGATTTAACCAATGGCTTGCCCTTGGTGGTGCTGATTAATAGCGGCTCTGCTTCAGCATCTGAAATCGTCGCAGGCGCACTGCAAGATCACAAGCGCGCCATCATTATGGGTACGCGCAGTTTCGGCAAAGGTTCGGTGCAAACCGTAATTCCTATTACGGAAGATCGCGCCATTAAACTTACCACTGCTCTTTACTACACCCCCAATGGCCGTTCCATTCAGGCGAAAGGTATTGATCCCGATGTTCGTCTGGAGAAAATCACCAATGGCGTAAGCCAAAAAGCGCCTATGGCAGAAGCGGATTTAGCAGGTCATATCGGCAACAAAGAGGGCCAGGAAATTGGCAGCGGCACGCGCGAGCGCGAAGCAGTCGTTAATGACGATACACTGAAAGACAATCAGGTGTTGGATGCAATTAACCTGTTGAAAGGGCTACACATCCTTGGCCAACAACCGGCCTCGACTAACGACGAAACGGACACCAACAAGCGTGCTCCTGCAATTGCACCTAACATTGAAGTCAGACCGCCGGCACAGGATAAATAATGCCCAAGGTATGGCCTTGGCTGCTGATTTTTTTTGGTGGCTTAAATGAATTTACTTTTGCCTCGCCCGCAAACACCGAAGCGCGCCTAGCCATCATCATTGATGACATTGGCTATAACCAAACCCAAAGCGAACGAGCAGCTCGGCTTAAAGGCGCATTTACCCTCTCTGTTTTACCCTTCACTCCACACGGATTAAGCAGCGCAAAACTTGCCCACAACCAAGGCAAAGAACTCATGCTGCACCTGCCCATGAGCACTATTAACAATATGCCCGTAGGCAAAGGTGGGTTGGTGAGTGGTATGGAAAAAACTGCATTTCTCACTACGGTTCGCCAGGATCTGGATAGCCTTCCCCATATCCAAGGGGTTAACAACCACATGGGCAGCCGCCTCACGCAAGAGGCCGAACCCATGCAGTGGTTGATGTCTGAGTTGCGCCCCCGCGGGCTCTATTTTGTTGAC
The window above is part of the Cellvibrio zantedeschiae genome. Proteins encoded here:
- a CDS encoding S41 family peptidase, coding for MLCLSPKKSGANKNFQTLLLIAMFAFANFSNAAPVEKKKTAPQNPGLLPLEELRTFTRAYDHVRTSYVEEVSDSKMLEYAIKGLISELDPHSAYLDKEAYAELQATTSGEFGGVGLEVGMDEGVIKVITPLDGSPSQKAGIKPGDVVVRIDDQPMKGKTLTDATRLMRGPKDTPIKMSLQRKGVDDPIELIIVRDLIHVQSVVVKPIADDYLYVRIAQFQTNTGKDFVERLRENLKLRPKTKGLVLDLRNNPGGVLQSSVEVADAFLDNGTVVYTQGRMENSSMSYAATPGDLTNGLPLVVLINSGSASASEIVAGALQDHKRAIIMGTRSFGKGSVQTVIPITEDRAIKLTTALYYTPNGRSIQAKGIDPDVRLEKITNGVSQKAPMAEADLAGHIGNKEGQEIGSGTREREAVVNDDTLKDNQVLDAINLLKGLHILGQQPASTNDETDTNKRAPAIAPNIEVRPPAQDK
- a CDS encoding divergent polysaccharide deacetylase family protein, producing MPKVWPWLLIFFGGLNEFTFASPANTEARLAIIIDDIGYNQTQSERAARLKGAFTLSVLPFTPHGLSSAKLAHNQGKELMLHLPMSTINNMPVGKGGLVSGMEKTAFLTTVRQDLDSLPHIQGVNNHMGSRLTQEAEPMQWLMSELRPRGLYFVDSRTSAQTKALDIASHFQVPSLKRDVFLDDLNETKAIQYQLNRALQFARQRGSAVAIGHPYPTTLSVLEQVQPLLSAQGVKLVFVSQLLTPATHKETPNMEQLINTGEPPYCPAPELDLLTQFRSKVDLYDKPAIMKPLGFGY